The following are encoded in a window of Novosphingobium sp. ZN18A2 genomic DNA:
- a CDS encoding DUF3297 family protein — protein sequence MSEDENTPETGSQPATPATAADLPPDRLAINPRSAFFDAEKLQRGIGIRFKGTVRRNVEEYCISEGWVRVQAGKTLDRKGQPLTIRINGPVEAWYEDLGEDAPVARAG from the coding sequence ATGAGCGAAGACGAAAACACGCCCGAAACGGGTTCCCAGCCCGCCACGCCCGCCACCGCAGCGGACCTTCCGCCCGACAGGCTGGCGATCAATCCGCGCAGCGCCTTTTTCGATGCCGAAAAGCTGCAGCGCGGGATCGGCATCCGATTCAAGGGCACGGTGCGCCGCAATGTCGAGGAATACTGCATTTCCGAAGGCTGGGTGCGCGTGCAGGCGGGCAAGACGCTCGACCGCAAGGGGCAGCCCCTGACGATCAGGATCAACGGCCCGGTCGAAGCCTGGTATGAAGATCTGGGCGAAGACGCGCCCGTAGCCAGGGCTGGCTGA